DNA from Actinoplanes sp. SE50/110:
TAGCCGTAGACCGCGGTCAGCTCGCCGACGGTGATCTCGCCGGTCACCGCCATCCGGGCGGCGACCCAGACCACCCCGGCCAGGAAGATCATCGGCAGCCCGTCGCCGAGCGCGTTCACCCAGCTGGACGGGCGGCCCACCCGGTAGCCCTGATCGCGCAGCCGGGCCGACTCGCGCACATAGCGCTCCAGGTGGGTGGCACTGCCGCCGAGCCCGCCCAGCACCCGCAGGCCGCCGATCACGTCGACCAGCCGGGCGTTCAGCGCGCCCTGTCGCTCCCGGTATCGCGAGCCGGCCCGCTGAGTGCCGGCCAGCAGCGGGATGACCAGCAGCGCGAGCAGCGGCACCCCGGCCAGCACGACCAGGGACAGGATCGGGGCGGTGTGGCCGAGCAGCACGCCGATCGTGATGCAGGCCAGCACCGAGCCGACGCCGACACCGCCCACGTTCATCCCCCGGCCGATCTGCCACACGTCGGAGATGCCGATGGTGACCACCTCGCCCGCGGTGATCCGACGGGGCAGCGCGGCACCGAGCCGGACCGCGTGGGTGAGCACCAGGTCGGCGGTGCGCAGCGCGGCGTCGACCCGCAGCCGGGTCATGTTGCGGTGGCGCAGGATGCCGAGGATCGCATTCGCCAGGCCGACCGCGAGCACCCCGAACGACCAGGCGACCAGCGGCCCGGGTCGGCGCGGCGTGACCCCCTGGTCGATCGCCTGCTGGATCAGCCAGGGCATCGCGGCCAGGCTGAAGAACCACAGCGAGCCGAACGTCATGCCGAGCGCCAGCCGCCCCCTGACCTGCCCGGCCAGCCACCACAGATAACGCCCGGGTCCCCGTCGCACACCTGACATCCTGCCTGGGGCGACCGGCCGGCGGGAAGAGGATTATCGCAGCGCGCGCCGCATCCGCAGGCTGCGGATGTGATCGTCCTCTCGGGACAGATCGGCCTGCACGGTCGCCATCGGCTGGAAGCCGCGTGAGCGGTAGAAGCCGATCCCGGGGCCGTCACCGAGGAACACCGACAGCCACACCTCGGTGCCGCCGGCCTCCCGGATCTGCGCGATCACCCGGTCCAGCAGCAGCGTGCCCAGTCCGCGGCCGCGCTCCGCCGGATCCAGATAGATCAGGTGCAGCTCGCCGATCCCGGGCCGGGTCAGGCCGCCGCCGGCCGCGCCGACCAGCCGGTCACCCTCCTCGGCGACCTGGTAGCCGAACCAGCGCGGCGG
Protein-coding regions in this window:
- a CDS encoding GNAT family N-acetyltransferase, translating into MPGPSLAAVARPATDMDADRIAEICTAAYRAAYRELLPPGYIERTAGICFGAARVARQVPADPPRWFGYQVAEEGDRLVGAAGGGLTRPGIGELHLIYLDPAERGRGLGTLLLDRVIAQIREAGGTEVWLSVFLGDGPGIGFYRSRGFQPMATVQADLSREDDHIRSLRMRRALR